The Mercurialis annua linkage group LG2, ddMerAnnu1.2, whole genome shotgun sequence genome contains a region encoding:
- the LOC126670544 gene encoding putative callose synthase 8 isoform X1 codes for MASSSSEIVVADPIIQPYNDDNTHAITTTSSCSLNDDADDPLPFDSERLPPTLSREIQRFLRIANLIQSQEPRIAYLCRFQAFEIAHNMDRNSNGRGVRQFKTSLLRRLEHDEETTLRKRKEKSDIRELKRVYHAYKEFIIKNVGGFDLDDSHREMLINARRIASVLFEVLKTVTEAAGHQALADRDSNRARSELYVPYNILPLDHGGIQQAIMQLPEIKAAVAAVRNVRGLPSAQDFNKCGPLIDLFEFLQCCFGFQEGNVANQREHLILLLANTHIRQSHKQTSVLKLGDGAVDELMKKFFKNYTNWCKYLRRTNNIRLPCVKQEAQQYKLLYIGLYLLIWGEAANLRLMPECLCYIFHNMAYELHGLLTGAVSLISGEKVMPAYGGGFESYLTNVITPIYRVIYEESAKGKSGTADHSTWRNYDDLNEYFWSPDCFQIGWPMRLDHDFFCVQPSNKNKVKKVVNKKMKTEAKDDEDEELGLNIDEETGAFVEGHCEPRWLGKTNFVEIRSFWHLFRSFDRMWSFFILSLQAMIIMACHDLGSPLEILDAVIFEDVMSIFITSAILKLIQAILEIIFTWKARVTMEISRKRKQVLKLVVAIIWTIVLPVYYAKSRRKYTCYSTQYGSWQLCISSYMVAVAIYLMTNAVEMILFFVPVVSKYIEISNSRICKIFSWWTQPRLYVGRGMQETQISVLKYTLFWVLVLATKFVFSYSFEIRPLIEPTRLILKIGMKNYEWHELFPKVKSNAGAIIAIWSPIIVVYFMDTQIWYSVFCTIFGGVYGIIHHLGEIRTLGMLRSRFHTLPSAFNACLIPPSAKNVQKKRNFFNKRFHKVSETGGNGVPKFVLVWNQIVNTFRLEDLISNRELDLMSIPMSSELFSGMVRWPIFLLANKFSTALSIARDFVGKDEILLWKIKKDKYMYSAVKECYESLKYVLEILIVGDLEKRVVSSILNEIEESIGRLTLLDDFKISELPALQAKCVELVELLIEGNEDHYSKVVKVLQDMFELVTNDMMTNSSRILVLLHHSEQEENFAYFSREIKPQLFESAADSSIHFPLPNTDPLSEQIKRLHLLLTVKDEAMDVPANLEARRRISFFATSLFTNMPIAPKIRNMLSFSVMTPHYMEDINYSMKELNSSKEEVPILFYMQKIYPDEWKNFLERLECDDSDILKDDSKKDELRNWASFRGQTLSRTVRGMMYYREALRIQAFLDMAEGEDILEGYATAERNNRTLFAQLDALADLKFSYIISCQIYGSQKASGDPHANDILELMNRYPSVRVAYVEEKEEIVNNKPRKVYSSVLVKAVNGLDQEIYRIKLPGSPNIGEGKPENQNHAIIFTRGEALQAIDMNQDNYLEEAFKMRNLLQEFFRQHGRRPPTILGLREHIFTGSVSSLAWFMSYQETSFVTIGQRLLANPLRVRFHYGHPDVFDRIFHITRGGISKASKTINLSEDVFAGFNSTLRRGSISYHEYLQVGKGRDVGLNQISKFEAKVGNGNSEQTISRDVYRLGQWFDFFRMLSCYFTTIGFYFSNLISVIGIYVFLYGQLYLVLSGLQRALLLEARMHNIQSLETALASQSFIQLGLLTGLPMVMEIGLEKGFLTAFKDFILMQLQLASVFFTFSLGSKIHYYGRTILYGGAKYRPTGRKVVVFHASFTENYRLYSRSHFVKGFEVVLLLIVYDLFRRSYQSSMAYVLITYSIWFMSITWLFAPFLFNPSGFSWDKIVDDWKDWNKWIREQGGIGIQQDKSWQSWWNDEQAHFRCSGLEARFLEMLLSVRFFMYQYGLVYHLDISQHSKNFLVYLLSWVVLLAFFLLFKAVNMGRKQFSTNYHLVFRLFKAFLFIAVVSITITLSLICQLSLKDVVVCCLAFLPTGWGLILIAQAVRPKIENTALWEFALVLAKAYDYGMGVLLFAPIAILAWLPIISAFQTRFLFNEAFNRHLQIQPILAGKKKKQ; via the exons GCTCTTGCTGACAGGGATAGTAACCGAGCAAGATCTGAGCTCTATGTACCATATAACATTCTTCCTCTAGATCATGGAGGTATTCAGCAAGCAATTATGCAACTCCCTGAG ATTAAAGCTGCAGTTGCAGCTGTTCGAAATGTTCGTGGTTTACCTTCAGCTCAAGATTTCAATAAATGTGGGCCTTTGATTGACTTGTTTGAATTTCTTCAATGCTGCTTTGGGTTTCAG GAAGGAAATGTAGCCAACCAGAGGGAGCATCTAATTTTACTTCTTGCTAACACCCATATTAGGCAATCTCATAAGCAGACATCTGTCTTAAAG TTGGGGGATGGAGCTGTGGATGAACTGATGAAAAAGTTTTTCAAGAACTATACTAACTGGTGCAAATATCTGCGGAGAACAAATAACATACG GTTACCTTGTGTGAAACAAGAAGCCCAGCAATATAAATTGCTATATATAGGGCTTTACCTTCTCATATGGGGAGAGGCGGCAAACTTACGGCTTATGCCAGAATGCCTATGTTATATTTTTCATAAT ATGGCGTATGAATTGCATGGATTGCTAACAGGGGCTGTCAGCTTGATATCTGGGGAAAAGGTCATGCCCGCATATGGAGGAGGATTTGAATCATATCTTACCAATGTGATTACCCCTATATACAGGGTTATTTATGAG GAATCTGCAAAAGGCAAAAGTGGGACAGCTGATCATTCTACATGGAGAAATTATGATGATCTAAATGAGTATTTCTG GTCTCCTGATTGTTTTCAGATAGGCTGGCCTATGCGTCTGGATCATGATTTTTTCTGTGTACAGCcttcaaataaaaacaaagtaaaaaaagttgtaaataaaaagatgaaGACAGAAGCAAAAGACGATGAAGATGAAGAGTTGGGACTAAACATAGATGAAGAGACTGGG GCCTTTGTAGAAGGTCATTGTGAACCAAGATGGTTGGGGAAGACAAACTTTGTAGAGATCCGTTCATTTTGGCATCTATTTAGAAGCTTTGATAGAATGTGGAGCTTTTTTATCCTATCCCTTCAG GCAATGATAATTATGGCTTGCCATGATTTGGGATCTCCACTTGAAATACTTGATGCTGTAATATTTGAAGATGTCATGAGCATCTTCATTACATCTGCCATTCTTAAACTCATACAAG CAAttcttgaaattatttttacatgGAAAGCTAGAGTGACGATGGAAATCTCAAGGAAAAGGAAACAAGTGTTGAAGCTAGTTGTTGCAATCATCTGGACAATTGTTCTTCCTGTATATTATGCTAAATCCAGGAGGAAGTACACATGTTATTCTACACAATATGGAAGTTGGCAATTATGTATCTCTTCTTATATGGTTGCAGTTGCAATTTACCTGATGACAAATGCAGTTGAGATGATCTTATTTTTTGTTCCCGTCGTCAGCAAATATATTGAGATCTCAAATAGTCGCATATGTAAAATTTTCTCTTGGTGGACACAG CCAAGATTATATGTTGGACGTGGGATGCAAGAAACCCAAATTTCAGTGTTAAA ATATACATTGTTTTGGGTGTTGGTGCTTGCGACCAAATTTGTCTTCAGCTATAGTTTTGAG ATTAGACCACTCATTGAACCAACAAGACTAATCCTCAAAATTGGTATGAAAAATTACGAATGGCACGAGCTTTTTCCCAAAG TGAAGAGTAATGCGGGGGCAATTATAGCTATATGGTCTCCAATTATTGTT GTGTATTTTATGGACACTCAGATTTGGTATTCTGTTTTCTGTACAATCTTTGGTGGAGTTTATGGCATTATACATCATCTTGGAGAG ATTAGGACGTTGGGAATGCTAAGAAGTAGATTTCATACTTTGCCTTCTGCTTTCAACGCTTGCCTGATCCCACCCTCTGCAAAAAATGTtcagaaaaaaagaaatttcttCAATAAGAGATTTCACAAG GTGTCTGAAACTGGAGGAAATGGAGTTCCTAAATTTGTTCTTGTATGGAATCAAATAGTCAATACTTTTCGGTTAGAGGACTTGATAAGCAACAG GGAGTTGGATTTAATGAGCATACCTATGTCCTCAGAGCTATTTTCTGGCATGGTTCGCTGGCCTATATTTCTCCTTGCAAATAAG ttttcAACAGCACTAAGCATCGCTAGAGACTTTGTAGGGAAGGATGAGATTCTTCTTTGGAAAATTAAAAAGGACAAGTATATGTACAGTGCTGTCAAAGAGTGCTACGAGTCTCTCAAGTATGTACTTGAAATTCTCATAGTAGGGGACCTGGAGAAGAG GGTTGTGTCCTCCATACTAAATGAAATTGAAGAAAGTATAGGAAGGTTGACTCTTCTTGACGATTTCAAAATCAGTGAGCTTCCGGCTCTGCAAGCCAAATGCGTTGAATTAGTTGAACTTCTG ATCGAGGGAAATGAAGACCATTACAGTAAAGTTGTGAAAGTTCTCCAGGATATGTTTGAGCTTGTAACGAATGATATGATGACAAATAGCTCAAG GATATTAGTTTTGCTCCACCATTCTGAACAGGAGGAGAATTTTGCATATTTTTCTAGAGAGATTAAACCACAATTATTTGAATCAGCTGCTGATAGTTCCATCCACTTTCCACTGCCCAACACTGACCCTCTTAGTGAACAG ATTAAGCGTCTTCATTTGTTGCTTACCGTGAAAGATGAGGCCATGGATGTACCTGCAAACTTAGAAGCTCGGAGACGGATTTCATTCTTTGCTACTTCACTTTTCACTAATATGCCCATTGCTCCCAAAATACGCAATATGCTATCTTTCAG TGTGATGACTCCACACTACATGGAGGATATCAATTACTCAATGAAGGAGCTAAATTCAAGCAAAGAGGAAGTTCCCATCTTattttatatgcaaaaaatATATCCAG aTGAATGGAAAAACTTTTTGGAGCGTTTGGAGTGTGATGATTCTGACATATTAAAAGATGATAGCAAGAAGGATGAATTGAGAAATTGGGCCTCTTTCCGGGGTCAAACATTGAGCAGAACAG TTAGAGGAATGATGTACTATAGAGAGGCCTTAAGGATTCAAGCATTTCTTGATATGGCTGAGGGCGAAG ATATCCTTGAAGGTTATGCTACTGCTGAAAGAAATAACCGTACACTGTTTGCGCAACTAGATGCCCTAGCAGACCTGAAATTCAGTTACATTATTTCTTGCCAAATATATGGATCACAGAAGGCATCTGGAGATCCCCATGCAAATGACATTCTTGAATTGATGAACAG ATATCCATCTGTCCGTGTTGCTTATGTTGAGGAGAAAGAGGAGATCGTGAATAATAAACCTAGGAAGGTTTATTCTTCAGTATTGGTTAAAGCTGTCAATGGTCTTGATCAG GAGATATATAGAATTAAACTTCCTGGTTCACCAAACATTGGAGAAGGaaaacctgaaaatcaaaatcatGCTATAATCTTCACGCGTGGTGAAGCTCTTCAGGCTATTGATATGAACCAG GACAACTATTTGGAAGAAGCTTTCAAAATGAGAAACCTCCTACAAGAATTTTTTCGACAGCATGGGCGACGACCTCCAACTATACTGGGCTTGAGGGAGCACATATTTACCGGAAG TGTTTCTTCTTTAGCATGGTTCATGTCATATCAAGAGACAAGCTTTGTCACCATCGGTCAAAGGCTTCTTGCCAATCCTCTCAG ggtaagGTTCCACTATGGACACCCTGATGTATTTGACAGGATATTTCACATCACAAGAGGTGGCATAAGCAAAGCatcaaaaacaataaatttgaGTGAAGATGTATTTGCTG GGTTTAATTCTACCTTACGACGTGGCTCTATCAGTTACCATGAGTACTTGCAAGTTGGTAAAGGGCGTGATGTTGGCCTAAATCAGATCTCAAAATTTGAAGCCAAAGTAGGAAATGGAAATAGTGAACAAACTATAAGTCGTGACGTATACCGGCTTGGACAATGGTTTGATTTCTTCCGGATGCTATCTTGTTACTTCACAACAATTGGGTTTTACTTCAGTAACCTG ATCTCAGTAATTGGAATTTATGTGTTCCTCTACGGGCAGCTTTATCTTGTCCTAAGTGGGCTTCAAAGAGCATTACTTCTTGAGGCTAGAATGCATAACATACAATCATTGGAAACAGCTCTTGCCTCTCAGTCATTTATTCAGCTTGGTCTTCTAACTGGCTTACCCATGGTAATGGAGATTGGACTTGAGAAAGGATTTCTGACAGCCTTCAAAGATTTTATCCTCATGCAATTGCAGCTAGCTTCTGTATTCTTCACTTTCTCACTTGGATCAAAAATTCATTATTACGGTAGAACAATTTTGTATGGAGGTGCTAAGTACAGACCTACTGGACGTAAGGTTGTGGTGTTTCACGCCAGCTTCACTGAAAATTACAGATTATATTCTAGAAGCCATTTTGTTAAAGGATTTGAAGTAGTGCTCCTTTTAATTGTTTACGATTTGTTTCGACGGTCGTACCAAAGCAGCATGGCATATGTGCTAATTACTTATTCCATTTGGTTCATGTCAATTACTTGGTTATTTGCTCCATTTCTATTCAATCCTTCTGGATTCAGCTGGGACAAAATAGTGGACGACTGGAAAGATTGGAATAAATGGATAAGGGAGCAAGGTGGTATAGGTATTCAACAGGACAAAAGTTGGCAGTCTTGGTGGAATGATGAACAAGCACATTTCCGTTGCTCAGGGCTGGAAGCTAGATTTTTGGAGATGCTTCTTTCTGTTCGATTTTTCATGTATCAGTATGGTCTGGTGTATCACCTGGACATCTCTCAGCACAGCAAAAACTTTCTAGTTTATTTGCTTTCATGGGTTGTCCTCCTTGCATTTTTCTTATTGTTCAAG GCCGTGAACATGGGAAGGAAACAATTCAGCACTAATTATCACTTAGTGTTCAGACTTTTCAAGGCATTTCTCTTCATTGCTGTTGTGTCCATTACAATCACACTTTCTCTTATTTGTCAGCTATCCTTGAAGGATGTAGTCGTGTGCTGTCTAGCATTTTTACCCACCGGGTGGGGCTTGATATTG ATTGCACAAGCCGTAAGACCGAAGATCGAGAATACGGCACTATGGGAGTTCGCCCTGGTTCTAGCAAAGGCATATGATTATGGAATGGGTGTGCTTCTGTTTGCTCCTATTGCTATTTTGGCTTGGCTTCCTATCATTTCAGCTTTCCAGACTCGTTTTCTTTTCAATGAAGCCTTCAACAGACATTTACAAATTCAACCCATTCTTGCAGGCAAGAAGAAGAAACAGTAA
- the LOC126670544 gene encoding putative callose synthase 8 isoform X2 has protein sequence MLINARRIASVLFEVLKTVTEAAGHQALADRDSNRARSELYVPYNILPLDHGGIQQAIMQLPEIKAAVAAVRNVRGLPSAQDFNKCGPLIDLFEFLQCCFGFQEGNVANQREHLILLLANTHIRQSHKQTSVLKLGDGAVDELMKKFFKNYTNWCKYLRRTNNIRLPCVKQEAQQYKLLYIGLYLLIWGEAANLRLMPECLCYIFHNMAYELHGLLTGAVSLISGEKVMPAYGGGFESYLTNVITPIYRVIYEESAKGKSGTADHSTWRNYDDLNEYFWSPDCFQIGWPMRLDHDFFCVQPSNKNKVKKVVNKKMKTEAKDDEDEELGLNIDEETGAFVEGHCEPRWLGKTNFVEIRSFWHLFRSFDRMWSFFILSLQAMIIMACHDLGSPLEILDAVIFEDVMSIFITSAILKLIQAILEIIFTWKARVTMEISRKRKQVLKLVVAIIWTIVLPVYYAKSRRKYTCYSTQYGSWQLCISSYMVAVAIYLMTNAVEMILFFVPVVSKYIEISNSRICKIFSWWTQPRLYVGRGMQETQISVLKYTLFWVLVLATKFVFSYSFEIRPLIEPTRLILKIGMKNYEWHELFPKVKSNAGAIIAIWSPIIVVYFMDTQIWYSVFCTIFGGVYGIIHHLGEIRTLGMLRSRFHTLPSAFNACLIPPSAKNVQKKRNFFNKRFHKVSETGGNGVPKFVLVWNQIVNTFRLEDLISNRELDLMSIPMSSELFSGMVRWPIFLLANKFSTALSIARDFVGKDEILLWKIKKDKYMYSAVKECYESLKYVLEILIVGDLEKRVVSSILNEIEESIGRLTLLDDFKISELPALQAKCVELVELLIEGNEDHYSKVVKVLQDMFELVTNDMMTNSSRILVLLHHSEQEENFAYFSREIKPQLFESAADSSIHFPLPNTDPLSEQIKRLHLLLTVKDEAMDVPANLEARRRISFFATSLFTNMPIAPKIRNMLSFSVMTPHYMEDINYSMKELNSSKEEVPILFYMQKIYPDEWKNFLERLECDDSDILKDDSKKDELRNWASFRGQTLSRTVRGMMYYREALRIQAFLDMAEGEDILEGYATAERNNRTLFAQLDALADLKFSYIISCQIYGSQKASGDPHANDILELMNRYPSVRVAYVEEKEEIVNNKPRKVYSSVLVKAVNGLDQEIYRIKLPGSPNIGEGKPENQNHAIIFTRGEALQAIDMNQDNYLEEAFKMRNLLQEFFRQHGRRPPTILGLREHIFTGSVSSLAWFMSYQETSFVTIGQRLLANPLRVRFHYGHPDVFDRIFHITRGGISKASKTINLSEDVFAGFNSTLRRGSISYHEYLQVGKGRDVGLNQISKFEAKVGNGNSEQTISRDVYRLGQWFDFFRMLSCYFTTIGFYFSNLISVIGIYVFLYGQLYLVLSGLQRALLLEARMHNIQSLETALASQSFIQLGLLTGLPMVMEIGLEKGFLTAFKDFILMQLQLASVFFTFSLGSKIHYYGRTILYGGAKYRPTGRKVVVFHASFTENYRLYSRSHFVKGFEVVLLLIVYDLFRRSYQSSMAYVLITYSIWFMSITWLFAPFLFNPSGFSWDKIVDDWKDWNKWIREQGGIGIQQDKSWQSWWNDEQAHFRCSGLEARFLEMLLSVRFFMYQYGLVYHLDISQHSKNFLVYLLSWVVLLAFFLLFKAVNMGRKQFSTNYHLVFRLFKAFLFIAVVSITITLSLICQLSLKDVVVCCLAFLPTGWGLILIAQAVRPKIENTALWEFALVLAKAYDYGMGVLLFAPIAILAWLPIISAFQTRFLFNEAFNRHLQIQPILAGKKKKQ, from the exons GCTCTTGCTGACAGGGATAGTAACCGAGCAAGATCTGAGCTCTATGTACCATATAACATTCTTCCTCTAGATCATGGAGGTATTCAGCAAGCAATTATGCAACTCCCTGAG ATTAAAGCTGCAGTTGCAGCTGTTCGAAATGTTCGTGGTTTACCTTCAGCTCAAGATTTCAATAAATGTGGGCCTTTGATTGACTTGTTTGAATTTCTTCAATGCTGCTTTGGGTTTCAG GAAGGAAATGTAGCCAACCAGAGGGAGCATCTAATTTTACTTCTTGCTAACACCCATATTAGGCAATCTCATAAGCAGACATCTGTCTTAAAG TTGGGGGATGGAGCTGTGGATGAACTGATGAAAAAGTTTTTCAAGAACTATACTAACTGGTGCAAATATCTGCGGAGAACAAATAACATACG GTTACCTTGTGTGAAACAAGAAGCCCAGCAATATAAATTGCTATATATAGGGCTTTACCTTCTCATATGGGGAGAGGCGGCAAACTTACGGCTTATGCCAGAATGCCTATGTTATATTTTTCATAAT ATGGCGTATGAATTGCATGGATTGCTAACAGGGGCTGTCAGCTTGATATCTGGGGAAAAGGTCATGCCCGCATATGGAGGAGGATTTGAATCATATCTTACCAATGTGATTACCCCTATATACAGGGTTATTTATGAG GAATCTGCAAAAGGCAAAAGTGGGACAGCTGATCATTCTACATGGAGAAATTATGATGATCTAAATGAGTATTTCTG GTCTCCTGATTGTTTTCAGATAGGCTGGCCTATGCGTCTGGATCATGATTTTTTCTGTGTACAGCcttcaaataaaaacaaagtaaaaaaagttgtaaataaaaagatgaaGACAGAAGCAAAAGACGATGAAGATGAAGAGTTGGGACTAAACATAGATGAAGAGACTGGG GCCTTTGTAGAAGGTCATTGTGAACCAAGATGGTTGGGGAAGACAAACTTTGTAGAGATCCGTTCATTTTGGCATCTATTTAGAAGCTTTGATAGAATGTGGAGCTTTTTTATCCTATCCCTTCAG GCAATGATAATTATGGCTTGCCATGATTTGGGATCTCCACTTGAAATACTTGATGCTGTAATATTTGAAGATGTCATGAGCATCTTCATTACATCTGCCATTCTTAAACTCATACAAG CAAttcttgaaattatttttacatgGAAAGCTAGAGTGACGATGGAAATCTCAAGGAAAAGGAAACAAGTGTTGAAGCTAGTTGTTGCAATCATCTGGACAATTGTTCTTCCTGTATATTATGCTAAATCCAGGAGGAAGTACACATGTTATTCTACACAATATGGAAGTTGGCAATTATGTATCTCTTCTTATATGGTTGCAGTTGCAATTTACCTGATGACAAATGCAGTTGAGATGATCTTATTTTTTGTTCCCGTCGTCAGCAAATATATTGAGATCTCAAATAGTCGCATATGTAAAATTTTCTCTTGGTGGACACAG CCAAGATTATATGTTGGACGTGGGATGCAAGAAACCCAAATTTCAGTGTTAAA ATATACATTGTTTTGGGTGTTGGTGCTTGCGACCAAATTTGTCTTCAGCTATAGTTTTGAG ATTAGACCACTCATTGAACCAACAAGACTAATCCTCAAAATTGGTATGAAAAATTACGAATGGCACGAGCTTTTTCCCAAAG TGAAGAGTAATGCGGGGGCAATTATAGCTATATGGTCTCCAATTATTGTT GTGTATTTTATGGACACTCAGATTTGGTATTCTGTTTTCTGTACAATCTTTGGTGGAGTTTATGGCATTATACATCATCTTGGAGAG ATTAGGACGTTGGGAATGCTAAGAAGTAGATTTCATACTTTGCCTTCTGCTTTCAACGCTTGCCTGATCCCACCCTCTGCAAAAAATGTtcagaaaaaaagaaatttcttCAATAAGAGATTTCACAAG GTGTCTGAAACTGGAGGAAATGGAGTTCCTAAATTTGTTCTTGTATGGAATCAAATAGTCAATACTTTTCGGTTAGAGGACTTGATAAGCAACAG GGAGTTGGATTTAATGAGCATACCTATGTCCTCAGAGCTATTTTCTGGCATGGTTCGCTGGCCTATATTTCTCCTTGCAAATAAG ttttcAACAGCACTAAGCATCGCTAGAGACTTTGTAGGGAAGGATGAGATTCTTCTTTGGAAAATTAAAAAGGACAAGTATATGTACAGTGCTGTCAAAGAGTGCTACGAGTCTCTCAAGTATGTACTTGAAATTCTCATAGTAGGGGACCTGGAGAAGAG GGTTGTGTCCTCCATACTAAATGAAATTGAAGAAAGTATAGGAAGGTTGACTCTTCTTGACGATTTCAAAATCAGTGAGCTTCCGGCTCTGCAAGCCAAATGCGTTGAATTAGTTGAACTTCTG ATCGAGGGAAATGAAGACCATTACAGTAAAGTTGTGAAAGTTCTCCAGGATATGTTTGAGCTTGTAACGAATGATATGATGACAAATAGCTCAAG GATATTAGTTTTGCTCCACCATTCTGAACAGGAGGAGAATTTTGCATATTTTTCTAGAGAGATTAAACCACAATTATTTGAATCAGCTGCTGATAGTTCCATCCACTTTCCACTGCCCAACACTGACCCTCTTAGTGAACAG ATTAAGCGTCTTCATTTGTTGCTTACCGTGAAAGATGAGGCCATGGATGTACCTGCAAACTTAGAAGCTCGGAGACGGATTTCATTCTTTGCTACTTCACTTTTCACTAATATGCCCATTGCTCCCAAAATACGCAATATGCTATCTTTCAG TGTGATGACTCCACACTACATGGAGGATATCAATTACTCAATGAAGGAGCTAAATTCAAGCAAAGAGGAAGTTCCCATCTTattttatatgcaaaaaatATATCCAG aTGAATGGAAAAACTTTTTGGAGCGTTTGGAGTGTGATGATTCTGACATATTAAAAGATGATAGCAAGAAGGATGAATTGAGAAATTGGGCCTCTTTCCGGGGTCAAACATTGAGCAGAACAG TTAGAGGAATGATGTACTATAGAGAGGCCTTAAGGATTCAAGCATTTCTTGATATGGCTGAGGGCGAAG ATATCCTTGAAGGTTATGCTACTGCTGAAAGAAATAACCGTACACTGTTTGCGCAACTAGATGCCCTAGCAGACCTGAAATTCAGTTACATTATTTCTTGCCAAATATATGGATCACAGAAGGCATCTGGAGATCCCCATGCAAATGACATTCTTGAATTGATGAACAG ATATCCATCTGTCCGTGTTGCTTATGTTGAGGAGAAAGAGGAGATCGTGAATAATAAACCTAGGAAGGTTTATTCTTCAGTATTGGTTAAAGCTGTCAATGGTCTTGATCAG GAGATATATAGAATTAAACTTCCTGGTTCACCAAACATTGGAGAAGGaaaacctgaaaatcaaaatcatGCTATAATCTTCACGCGTGGTGAAGCTCTTCAGGCTATTGATATGAACCAG GACAACTATTTGGAAGAAGCTTTCAAAATGAGAAACCTCCTACAAGAATTTTTTCGACAGCATGGGCGACGACCTCCAACTATACTGGGCTTGAGGGAGCACATATTTACCGGAAG TGTTTCTTCTTTAGCATGGTTCATGTCATATCAAGAGACAAGCTTTGTCACCATCGGTCAAAGGCTTCTTGCCAATCCTCTCAG ggtaagGTTCCACTATGGACACCCTGATGTATTTGACAGGATATTTCACATCACAAGAGGTGGCATAAGCAAAGCatcaaaaacaataaatttgaGTGAAGATGTATTTGCTG GGTTTAATTCTACCTTACGACGTGGCTCTATCAGTTACCATGAGTACTTGCAAGTTGGTAAAGGGCGTGATGTTGGCCTAAATCAGATCTCAAAATTTGAAGCCAAAGTAGGAAATGGAAATAGTGAACAAACTATAAGTCGTGACGTATACCGGCTTGGACAATGGTTTGATTTCTTCCGGATGCTATCTTGTTACTTCACAACAATTGGGTTTTACTTCAGTAACCTG ATCTCAGTAATTGGAATTTATGTGTTCCTCTACGGGCAGCTTTATCTTGTCCTAAGTGGGCTTCAAAGAGCATTACTTCTTGAGGCTAGAATGCATAACATACAATCATTGGAAACAGCTCTTGCCTCTCAGTCATTTATTCAGCTTGGTCTTCTAACTGGCTTACCCATGGTAATGGAGATTGGACTTGAGAAAGGATTTCTGACAGCCTTCAAAGATTTTATCCTCATGCAATTGCAGCTAGCTTCTGTATTCTTCACTTTCTCACTTGGATCAAAAATTCATTATTACGGTAGAACAATTTTGTATGGAGGTGCTAAGTACAGACCTACTGGACGTAAGGTTGTGGTGTTTCACGCCAGCTTCACTGAAAATTACAGATTATATTCTAGAAGCCATTTTGTTAAAGGATTTGAAGTAGTGCTCCTTTTAATTGTTTACGATTTGTTTCGACGGTCGTACCAAAGCAGCATGGCATATGTGCTAATTACTTATTCCATTTGGTTCATGTCAATTACTTGGTTATTTGCTCCATTTCTATTCAATCCTTCTGGATTCAGCTGGGACAAAATAGTGGACGACTGGAAAGATTGGAATAAATGGATAAGGGAGCAAGGTGGTATAGGTATTCAACAGGACAAAAGTTGGCAGTCTTGGTGGAATGATGAACAAGCACATTTCCGTTGCTCAGGGCTGGAAGCTAGATTTTTGGAGATGCTTCTTTCTGTTCGATTTTTCATGTATCAGTATGGTCTGGTGTATCACCTGGACATCTCTCAGCACAGCAAAAACTTTCTAGTTTATTTGCTTTCATGGGTTGTCCTCCTTGCATTTTTCTTATTGTTCAAG GCCGTGAACATGGGAAGGAAACAATTCAGCACTAATTATCACTTAGTGTTCAGACTTTTCAAGGCATTTCTCTTCATTGCTGTTGTGTCCATTACAATCACACTTTCTCTTATTTGTCAGCTATCCTTGAAGGATGTAGTCGTGTGCTGTCTAGCATTTTTACCCACCGGGTGGGGCTTGATATTG ATTGCACAAGCCGTAAGACCGAAGATCGAGAATACGGCACTATGGGAGTTCGCCCTGGTTCTAGCAAAGGCATATGATTATGGAATGGGTGTGCTTCTGTTTGCTCCTATTGCTATTTTGGCTTGGCTTCCTATCATTTCAGCTTTCCAGACTCGTTTTCTTTTCAATGAAGCCTTCAACAGACATTTACAAATTCAACCCATTCTTGCAGGCAAGAAGAAGAAACAGTAA